In a single window of the Nicotiana tomentosiformis chromosome 8, ASM39032v3, whole genome shotgun sequence genome:
- the LOC117275948 gene encoding uncharacterized protein isoform X1 produces MDLYSSAIIHYHLNVIQDLLMVMMDNNARMLRHLDNIENMLPASSKTTPTLHSTQTWLCLCTISTKQRNSQHLLLLQKQRLILIWIKDSPTLCTIPRRTIQEVVPDREIDMEVANSMRNNSVNPETQVSNEMFQPFSAVKYAYSHLIIFDDQLALPCMLIASSHGQPIGRDIIDYLSELYRAKSLCRFPPDHFGLHFPFDPGSRYLTTYFGSTRKYISGDALGNLTSDMLMVSTLWNRLMRRRGTLLTQSLVFFIKSAATVLAYIFQAIFHGSVGVGIDKLVKQLSAMEVHLCQPTVFAMRYILSLLFGAVLRRLTLRRMRG; encoded by the coding sequence ATGGATCTCTACTCTTCTGCCATTATCCATTATCACCTCAATGTCATCCAGGATTTACTAATGGTAATGATGGATAATAACGCCCGTATGCTCAGACACCTCGACAACATAGAGAACATGCTGCCCGCCTCCTCCAAGACGACCCCCACGCTCCACAGCACTCAGACGTGGTTGTGTCTTTGCACGATAAGTACGAAGCAGAGGAATTCTCAGCACCTCTTGTTATTGCAAAAGCAAAGATTGATTCTGATTTGGATAAAGGACTCTCCAACACTGTGCACAATTCCGAGGAGGACAATTCAAGAAGTTGTGCCCGATAGGGAAATTGACATGGAAGTTGCAAATTCCATGAGGAACAATTCAGTAAATCCTGAAACCCAGGTGTCCAATGAAATGTTTCAACCATTTTCCGCAGTTAAGTATGCTTACAGTCACCTTATCATATTTGATGATCAACTAGCACTGCCATGTATGCTTATCGCTTCCAGTCACGGCCAACCTATAGGCAGGGATATAATTGATTACTTAAGTGAACTTTATCGTGCTAAATCCTTGTGTCGATTTCCACCTGATCACTTCGGATTACACTTTCCGTTTGATCCTGGTTCAAGGTATCTTACCACATACTTTGGAAGTACAAGAAAATATATATCTGGTGATGCGTTGGGCAATTTGACGTCTGATATGCTTATGGTGTCAACATTATGGAACAGACTAATGAGAAGAAGAGGGACACTATTAACACAATCActtgtattttttattaaatCTGCTGCAACGGTACTTGCCTACATCTTTCAAGCTATATTCCATGGAAGTGTTGGTGTAGGCATAGACAAGTTGGTTAAGCAGTTGAGTGCTATGGAGGTGCACCTATGCCAGCCAACGGTCTTCGCGATGCGATATATTCTGTCTCTACTATTTGGTGCCGTGTTAAGGAGGCTGACGCTCAGGAGAATGCGAGGCTAG
- the LOC117275948 gene encoding uncharacterized protein isoform X2: MHLIKFLHGRPTRESSKEYFVEFIRTLLAALLYGFIRAFTKVLPVNRQGNFISPGGVLCYVEKRMNAIYNMRLRFHHSMLAPLALKSLKLDLLAYGNTSFQKVTFTKIVAVIGGNGLGESIVALLLERFYDPIESQDQEPASFAITILEIILYRKLVAYMPEGLADAFVVIELSKHLFVLWSFNVEQSQIDIVDVLVVAATSTLGHIFFLGHYEHFGMATICGDYAIITIPYSNLGDKVLFEDGSIVMNRINQSKVLGPKNGLRTSQDVKQPTKRLLDYNWDLG; the protein is encoded by the exons ATGCATCTGATTAAATTCTTACATGGTAGACCAACAAGGGAGTCAAGTAAGGAATATTTTGTAGAGTTTATTAGGACACTTCTTGCTGCACTTTTGTATGGGTTTATCCGGGCATTCACTAAGGTTCTACCAGTAAATAGACAAGGAAATTTCATTTCTCCTGGAGGTGTGCTTTGTTATGTGGAGAAAAGGATGAATGCTATTTATAATATGCGCTTGCGCTTTCATCATTCAATGCTTGCTCCGCTAGCTTTGAAATCATTGAAGCTTGATTTGCTTGCATATGGGAACACTAGTTTCCAAAAAGTGACCTTCACAAAGATAGTCGCCGTCATAGGTGGAAATGGCTTAGGAGAAAGTATAGTTGCATTGCTGCTGGAAAGATTTTATGACCCAATTGAGAGTCAA GATCAAGAACCTGCATCATTTGCTATCACTATACTTGAGATCATACTGTACAGAAAGCTTGTAGCATATATGCCTGAAGGTCTAGCTGATGCCTTTGTTGTCATTGAGCTGAGCAAACACTTGTTTGTCTTATGGAGTTTCAATGTTGAGCAGAGCCAAATTGATATTGTTGACGTGCTTGTTGTTGCTGCAACAAGTACATTGGGTCACATATTCTTCCTAGGCCATTATGAACATTTCGGTATGGCGACAATTTGTGGCGACTATGCTATTATTACTATCCCGTACTCGAACCTTGGGGACAAGGTTCTTTTCGAGGACGGGAGTATTGTTATGAATAGGATAAACCAAAGTAAAGTACTTGGGCCTAAGAATGGGTTGCGCACGAGTCAGGATGTGAAACAGCCCACCAAGAGGTTATTGGACTACAACTGGGACCTAGGTTAG
- the LOC104092906 gene encoding uncharacterized protein produces MWRGLSAGNGVATVFLRHFSRKRAPNLRKINPKVPPQEAAEIAESLYHVIQQHGPLTLPNTWNLAKEANVSGLNSKSHMKLMLKWMRGRNMLKQFCHRVGSSKKFLLSALPEETQINQANNSLEVKINMEKPQVKGKSLT; encoded by the exons ATGTGGCGCGGTCTGAGTGCTGGAAATGGCGTAGCAACTGTATTTCTCAGGCATTTCTCGCGGAAAAGGGCACCAAATCTTAGGAAGATCAACCCCAAGGTTCCACCCCAAGAAGCTGCTGAAATTGCAGAATCTCTTTACCATGTTATCCAGCAGCACGGTCCCCTCACCCTCCCCAATACTTGGAACCTCGCCAAG GAAGCTAATGTTAGTGGATTAAACAGCAAATCACACATGAAGCTAATGCTCAAATGGATGAGGGGTCGAAATATGCTCAAGCAGTTCTGCCACCGCGTTGGTTCTAGCAAGAAATTCCTTCTTTCTGCCCTACCTGAAGAAACGCAGATCAACCAGGCGAATAACTCACTGGAAGTGAAGATTAATATGGAAAAGCCTCAAGTCAAAGGTAAAAGCCTCACATAA